From a region of the Methanolobus tindarius DSM 2278 genome:
- a CDS encoding YbgA family protein — translation MEGFPRPVLLVSRCLEFDNVRYNGQKVSSPIVRDLMQFADMKIVCPEVEIGLGVPRETLRIVRINGEHRLIQTKGGLDFTERMNSFAEKFLDELGEVDGFIFKGLSPSMGLGNVKVYGKAEMSPVVERSSGFFAGHVIDRYHGYPMEESERLLNVHIRHHFLTSLYAFADFRQIKNQGSMDLLMDFHRKNVFLFMSYSPLLLDKMSGLISGTESEKMVFDEYTSLLKEMLRKPGSEVLKIETAKKMLLTSGDKDNNEILFFDNMLRRFSENRISWDAVIEVLRMFSFRTLGEESHKDRFLYPYPEELKAPVDESRGKDYWDNEWNKE, via the coding sequence ATGGAAGGTTTTCCAAGACCGGTACTACTGGTAAGCAGGTGTCTTGAGTTTGATAATGTGCGGTATAACGGGCAGAAGGTCAGCTCTCCTATTGTCCGGGATCTGATGCAATTTGCAGATATGAAAATAGTTTGCCCGGAAGTTGAAATTGGTCTTGGTGTCCCAAGGGAAACACTGAGGATTGTCAGGATAAACGGTGAACATAGGCTTATCCAGACAAAGGGAGGCCTCGATTTCACAGAGAGGATGAATAGTTTTGCTGAAAAGTTCCTTGATGAATTGGGAGAGGTTGATGGTTTTATTTTCAAAGGACTTTCCCCTAGCATGGGTCTTGGGAATGTGAAGGTCTATGGCAAGGCTGAAATGTCCCCGGTTGTTGAAAGGTCTTCAGGATTTTTTGCAGGACATGTTATTGACAGATATCATGGATATCCTATGGAGGAAAGTGAAAGGCTGCTTAACGTGCACATCAGGCATCATTTCCTGACAAGTCTCTACGCCTTTGCAGATTTCAGGCAAATAAAGAACCAGGGTTCTATGGACTTGCTTATGGACTTTCACAGGAAGAATGTTTTTCTTTTCATGTCATACAGTCCGCTGTTGTTAGATAAAATGTCAGGACTTATTTCAGGAACAGAAAGTGAAAAAATGGTTTTTGACGAATATACTTCGCTTTTGAAGGAGATGCTGAGAAAACCAGGTTCTGAAGTCCTGAAAATTGAAACTGCAAAGAAGATGCTTTTAACTTCCGGCGACAAAGACAATAACGAAATTCTTTTCTTTGACAATATGCTTAGGCGTTTTAGTGAAAACAGAATAAGCTGGGATGCTGTTATAGAAGTTCTCAGGATGTTTTCTTTCAGGACTCTTGGTGAAGAGTCGCATAAGGACAGGTTCCTGTATCCTTATCCCGAGGAACTGAAAGCACCTGTGGATGAAAGCAGGGGAAAAGATTACTGGGATAACGAATGGAATAAAGAGTAA
- a CDS encoding aminoacyl-histidine dipeptidase translates to MDEITEIILSHFREVSSIPRCSKNEDKIAMWLKGWALNHGFSVKFDSVNNIVIGVPGSKGCEYLPSIVIQGHMDMVCEKTQESEHDFSKDPIIPDVDGEWLRAQGTTLGADNGIAIVIALSLAEDKSLRHPPLELLFTVDEETGLTGANALTPDFISGEILLNVDSEDEGIFTVGCAGGLNTKIEMPLVFSSLPEKMLSFNLMVDGLAGGHSGVDIHEGRANANKLIAGALSLIAGKMDLRIQDINGGSAHNAIPRYAQATVAVPADRQDELSAIVSEYESKLRSEYSEIESGISIRIEESPSSLSPPISPSSDLQNEGADSETTNRIIGLLQDLPHGIASMSKDVEGLVETSSNLATVNIKGRDKETGKDEDGKLIIVSSQRSSVDSGLAVLTSSIEKTAKKYGAAYEHNSGYPPWQPDMSSPLLKRCMEVYSSVFDEKAKIEVIHAGLECAVIGSKYENIDMISFGPTIKNPHSPDECLYIPSIRKIWDFMVVLLESFTEKEEKKKGGKGKKKGKAKKGTSRK, encoded by the coding sequence ATGGATGAAATCACAGAAATCATACTTTCACATTTCAGGGAAGTCAGCAGCATACCACGATGCTCAAAGAATGAGGATAAAATTGCCATGTGGCTTAAAGGATGGGCATTGAATCATGGTTTTAGTGTAAAGTTTGATAGTGTGAACAATATTGTTATCGGAGTTCCGGGTTCAAAAGGATGCGAATACCTGCCTTCAATTGTGATACAGGGTCACATGGATATGGTCTGTGAGAAGACTCAGGAAAGTGAACATGATTTCAGCAAGGATCCGATAATTCCTGATGTGGACGGTGAGTGGCTCAGGGCACAGGGAACAACCTTGGGCGCTGACAACGGAATAGCAATAGTTATTGCACTTTCACTTGCAGAAGATAAAAGTTTACGACATCCCCCACTTGAGCTTCTATTCACAGTGGACGAGGAAACAGGTCTGACCGGGGCTAATGCTCTTACGCCTGATTTCATCTCCGGTGAAATATTGCTCAACGTAGATTCAGAGGATGAGGGTATTTTTACAGTAGGATGTGCCGGGGGTCTTAATACTAAAATTGAGATGCCACTCGTTTTTTCATCTCTGCCTGAAAAAATGCTGAGTTTCAACCTGATGGTAGATGGTCTTGCAGGCGGTCATTCAGGTGTTGATATTCATGAAGGGCGTGCAAACGCCAATAAACTAATTGCAGGTGCGCTAAGCCTGATTGCTGGCAAAATGGATCTCAGAATTCAGGATATAAATGGTGGCTCTGCTCATAATGCGATTCCACGATATGCTCAGGCAACTGTAGCTGTTCCAGCTGATAGGCAGGATGAATTATCTGCAATTGTGTCCGAATATGAAAGCAAATTGAGGTCTGAGTATTCAGAGATTGAATCCGGGATTTCCATTAGAATTGAAGAATCTCCATCTTCTCTTTCTCCTCCTATTTCTCCTTCTTCTGATTTGCAAAACGAAGGAGCAGATTCTGAAACAACAAACCGGATAATAGGACTTTTGCAGGATCTTCCACATGGAATTGCTTCAATGTCCAAAGATGTGGAAGGACTGGTTGAAACATCAAGCAATCTGGCTACTGTAAATATCAAAGGTAGAGACAAAGAGACAGGCAAAGATGAAGATGGAAAACTTATAATTGTCTCAAGCCAGCGCAGTTCCGTTGATTCTGGACTGGCAGTTCTTACTTCATCAATCGAAAAAACTGCAAAAAAATATGGTGCAGCTTATGAACATAATTCCGGTTATCCACCGTGGCAGCCAGATATGTCTTCACCTTTACTGAAACGCTGCATGGAAGTTTATTCCTCTGTTTTTGATGAAAAGGCAAAGATAGAAGTGATTCATGCAGGTCTTGAGTGTGCTGTTATCGGTTCAAAGTATGAGAATATAGATATGATATCCTTCGGACCTACAATTAAAAATCCCCACTCACCGGATGAATGTCTTTACATTCCTTCTATCAGGAAAATATGGGATTTCATGGTAGTGCTACTGGAATCTTTTACTGAAAAAGAGGAAAAGAAAAAAGGTGGAAAAGGTAAAAAGAAAGGAAAGGCTAAAAAAGGCACAAGCAGAAAGTAA
- a CDS encoding O-acetyl-ADP-ribose deacetylase: MSYHDTISVILGDIVEQEVDAIVNAANNSLLGGGGVDGAIHHAAGEKLLEECRTLGGCPTGEAKITGGYLLPARWVIHTVGPIWNGGHQKEDEFLVRAYRNSLLLAEEYDIKSIAFPGISIGAYGFPVDRASVLAVKTILEHMKNGCLLDDIRLICFNDEAYHFYSNALELAVSEIYSNK; encoded by the coding sequence ATGAGCTATCATGATACTATCAGTGTTATTCTGGGTGATATCGTTGAGCAGGAAGTTGATGCAATAGTAAACGCAGCCAACAATTCCCTGCTTGGAGGAGGAGGTGTTGACGGTGCCATTCACCATGCAGCAGGAGAAAAACTTCTGGAAGAATGCCGAACCCTTGGAGGATGTCCTACCGGCGAAGCAAAGATTACCGGAGGCTATCTGCTCCCTGCCAGATGGGTAATACATACGGTTGGACCCATATGGAATGGAGGACATCAGAAAGAGGACGAGTTTCTTGTAAGAGCTTACAGGAATTCCCTTCTGCTGGCAGAGGAATATGACATCAAAAGTATCGCATTCCCTGGAATCAGCATTGGAGCCTATGGTTTTCCTGTTGACAGGGCATCTGTGCTGGCCGTGAAGACTATTCTTGAACATATGAAAAACGGTTGCTTGCTTGATGATATCAGGTTAATCTGCTTTAACGATGAAGCCTATCATTTTTATTCGAACGCCCTTGAGCTGGCTGTATCAGAAATATACAGCAATAAATAA
- a CDS encoding type 1 glutamine amidotransferase translates to MTLLIVKNITREGPGILEKILHENNIGFHIVDLDAGDNLPEPDNYSALIVFGGPDSANDKTEKMHQELAMIEKAIDLEIPYLGICLGMQTLAKSRGALIRKNEVREIGFTSEDGEYYSVNIQDEFVNDPLFAGLGNPLKIFHLHGETVDLTDNIELLGTGKYCKNQIIKAGKNAYGIQGHFELTPEMFEVWLDNDPELMELDRNMLLQDFYELDGEYSNNGYTLFSNFLKIAGLL, encoded by the coding sequence ATGACCCTGCTTATCGTAAAGAACATCACCAGGGAAGGACCCGGGATACTGGAAAAAATACTGCATGAGAACAATATTGGTTTCCACATAGTAGATCTGGATGCGGGAGATAATCTTCCTGAACCTGACAATTATTCTGCACTCATTGTATTTGGCGGGCCGGACAGTGCCAATGATAAAACTGAAAAAATGCACCAGGAACTTGCAATGATAGAAAAGGCGATTGACCTGGAAATTCCTTATCTTGGAATATGTCTTGGAATGCAGACTCTTGCAAAGTCCCGGGGAGCTCTTATTCGCAAAAATGAAGTAAGGGAAATCGGGTTCACATCCGAAGATGGAGAGTATTATTCTGTAAACATTCAGGATGAATTTGTAAATGATCCACTGTTTGCAGGGCTTGGAAATCCTTTGAAGATATTCCACCTGCACGGTGAAACAGTAGATCTCACTGATAACATAGAACTGCTGGGTACCGGAAAATATTGCAAAAACCAGATAATCAAAGCAGGTAAGAATGCCTATGGAATTCAGGGTCATTTTGAGCTTACACCTGAAATGTTTGAAGTCTGGCTGGACAACGACCCTGAACTTATGGAGCTTGACAGAAACATGCTTTTGCAGGATTTTTATGAGCTGGACGGGGAATACAGCAACAATGGTTATACACTCTTCAGCAACTTCCTGAAAATTGCCGGCTTACTTTAA
- a CDS encoding GNAT family N-acetyltransferase, which yields MRIPQRLETDRLIIRRYTEDDLKQLHQFLNNKEVIGLTDMPSNTSQEETEAFLRMLIDSYTTEKPVAAMAICLKESGKVIGSCGFAAVDFSNDTQIYYALDPEYRNNGFATEAMDKLIEYMILVLDIDRICIYCHPENIASMNLAKRIGMQWQTGVQKKDSDSHYFLLTRENYLSGNKV from the coding sequence ATGAGGATTCCCCAAAGGCTGGAAACGGATCGTCTCATTATTAGAAGATATACTGAAGACGATCTTAAACAGTTGCATCAATTCCTGAACAATAAAGAGGTTATTGGTTTAACCGATATGCCCTCAAATACGAGTCAGGAAGAAACAGAAGCTTTTCTTCGAATGCTCATAGATTCGTATACAACTGAAAAACCTGTTGCTGCAATGGCTATCTGCCTGAAGGAAAGTGGGAAAGTTATTGGGTCCTGTGGATTTGCTGCTGTTGATTTCTCAAATGATACACAGATATATTATGCCCTTGACCCTGAATACAGGAATAATGGATTTGCAACCGAAGCCATGGACAAATTAATTGAATACATGATACTTGTTCTTGATATTGACAGGATCTGCATTTATTGCCATCCTGAAAATATTGCATCCATGAACCTTGCAAAACGAATCGGAATGCAATGGCAGACCGGTGTTCAAAAAAAAGATAGTGACTCACATTATTTTCTCCTCACAAGGGAAAACTATCTTTCCGGGAACAAAGTTTAA